In the Endozoicomonas sp. SCSIO W0465 genome, TAATCAGCTTCATGGTTCAGAGCCCGCGATGTATGAACGGGATCTTCAAGCGGATGGCTTTGCCTGGACAAGTGGAGATGACAGCAGTCAGAGTGTTCTGGTATTTCGTCGTGGCTCTTTTCCAATTCCAGACTGCTATGTAACCAGCAAGTTGACTAAGGGCTGAAGAAGACTTTTGCCTCTTCGGCCAATATTATGCAAAAACTCAAAAAAGCCAAGGTAAAGGGGTAAAGCCTCTTGGGATATTCCCCTGTGAGGCCTTAGCCACGAGCGTAGAAGTGACCAAAACCCCTCCATAGTATTAACATGCACCTCGTAAATACCGTCTTTGTCATCATCACGAGCATACTCACCTTTGCCGTGACAGACCGTTTTATGTCTGAAGCCCCAGCTTTCAAGGTCATCATAGATGTTGTATTCATCGGTATAAATCTGGCTCTGTGGGGCTACGTGTTTCTTGATAAATGGTTCGATTGTCGCCTTCTTAACGTTCGACAGCATGTTGATAATGACCTGACCTCCCCTTTGAATCATTCCCAATACCGGCGGTTTGTCTTTTTCAAGAGTCCCACGGCCCGGAGCGCCTTTAAGCCTTCTTTTTCTCGGTGGACGATCCAGATTTTTTTAATGCTTCAGGGTGTCCCTTGTGACCAGCTACAATGTAGACCTCGTCGAATTCAACTTCGCCATCAAGAATCACTTCAGGCTTTCGGTCAACAACACCATTTCGTAAGACTGTGGTCATATGGTGTGCATCACTGACACACAGATCAAGTTCCTGAGCTATCTGGCTGTTGGAGACGTTCAGCCCCATTAAATAGAGACAGGCAATCCAGACTTTGAGTGGTCGGTGGTGTCCTGCGAAAACCGTATTTGTCAGGTCATCGAAGTAGCGCTTACAGGACTTACAGTAATAGTGCTGGCACTCTACCTGCACATTGTCGTGTCCATTCTTTTTGACATTCTCAGAATCACAGTGCGGACAGAGAACAGTGCCATCTGGCCAGCGGTTCTCACGGATCATCTCAAAGCAGGTGTCATTACTGATGAGATCTGAGATTCGGCCTATATTCATGGTCAATGCTGGCGATGGCTAATTATATCCACCAAGGATAGTTCAGCAGTTCGGAATTCGAAAAGAGCCTTCGTCGTTATGATAATGAAGGGAACTCAGTGCAGATTATTTGTAATCTGACACCGGTCGTGCGCGAGCATTATCGCATCGGTGTTCCTGGGGCAGGTCGATATTCTGAGGTGTTGAACACCGATGATGTGCGCTTTGGAGGAAGTGGTGTTTCGCCAGGAGAGCGGCTTGAAGCAGAAGAAAGCCCGATGCATCATTTGCCCTACAGTCTAACTCTGACATTGCCGCCTCTGGCCACCCTGATTCTTAAGTCTGCCTGATCGCTCTGAACGGTTCTGGCTTCGTCGAACTGACGTAGCCAGTGCTGCTCATCAGGAGTGAACCATTCTGGCCCCCTTGCAGCTGGGGTAGGTACTGCAAACCCAGCAGCCCAGCCCGGCCTGAGGGCCTTTTTTAAGCGTACGCAGTTTCATGGAGCTATGACATTTTGGGCATTGAGGATCAATCATGGTCTCGACTTCGGCAATCACTTCTCTTGGGGGCGGCAGTTCGTAATCCGGAGTGCCTTCCTCTTCAAATCCACAGCTGGCAAGAACGGTGCGTCTCAATTCGGTAACATCCCGCCAGGGCTTCATGTCATATTCGAGCAGTGGCAGTTCTGCCGCTTCACAGAGCTGACGAAGTAGCTTGAATTTTTTTGAGTTGGACTTTGCATTGTAGGGAATGAGGTTGATCACACAACAGACTTCCATCTTTTTGCGATGATAGAGCACAAAATCAAACCGGTGGTTTCTTTTGATATCAAGTTCCCTTGCGGTGCGTCCGAACTTATCAGATTCAAGAACGTCGCCAACGGGCAAAGAAGGCAAAACCATCAAGTGACTGCGAACAGCAATATCCAGCTGGCCAAAAAAAGCACGTTTATCCTGCTCGAAAAGAAGGGCGTTGGTTTTGGCTTTGAAAGGGCTGAAAGTAAGCCATAGATACCAGGCAATCACTGCAACAATCATCAGGGAGCTGGAAAGAAGGAAGGGGGAACTGTCCATCAGCACTGTACTACCTTGTCTTGGATTTATCAGTCAATGGTTGATGAAAACATGGATCTTTCAAAAGGGTCAATAAGATCATCTCCACGAAAACACAATAAAGATAGCGAAAATCTGTATGACTATTCATAGGCGAATCAGGAAATGCACTTATGGCTTTTTATTAACCAGCATAAACTGAAAAAAGCAGACCTGTTCACCAGCTAATCAGTCAAGGATTCTTTTTATAAAAGGGTGACTGGAAATAATAGCAACAAACAGTCTTTTGACATAATTGGGGTTTCTCCACAACGAAAGTATTGCGGAGAATAACACGCTACTGTCTTTCATTCAAAAGAGCATTCGGGCAGTTCATATCCAGTTTAAACCGGGAATGACTCTTCCTGAGTTGCACTCTGAGTACTTTCGTTGGTAGTGGCATTGCCGTTATCCGGAACGACTTTAGTGGCGATCAGACCTTTAGGGCCGTGACCGATCTCAAAGCTGACAACCTGGCCTGCTTTCAGGGTTTTAAAGCCGTCCATCTCAATAACAGAGTAATGAATGAGAACATCCTGATTCTCTGTTGCTTCTTGAGCCTGGATAAATCCATACCCTTTAGGGTTATTAAACCACTTGACTGTACCTACCAGCATAGCTTCCATTTCCTTCTTGGTCGCTTCCATACAGCTTAAATCCTACAACTATTACATTGAAGGAACTGCTGGGAAACTGCAACCCTTGTTGTTTTATTTTTTGGCATTTTTTTATGGCTATTCATAAAAAGTGTCGTCCTTGCCACTTTATTCCCTTTATCTGTGCTGAAATTCATCTCAATAAATGGAACTGAACCACAGGCTTTCAGAAAAGGTAATTTACAATATAACATCATAAAATATATTTGTAATAGTCCTGTCTTGGCTTTTATCTGCCGATGTCACTGGTTTTTTCAGGTTCTTTCATTGTTGGACAGTGGTCATGTGTTGGCCATAAATCGAAAATCCAATGGTAATGGCCGGAACTAAATTCGCTGTGGTGTGTCTTGCTACCCATGAATACATCACCTTACACTGTTCATCAGGCCGGGTTGTCTGGTGCAAGCTATACCGTTTCATCTGACGACGAGAGCCCTGCAAGATCAATAATCACCTCTGTCATCAGCGGGTCCGTTGAGAGGATGGACTCAGGTGCTGACCAATCGATCTTAACAAGAAATGTACAAAGGGCTGAGGTGGCAGAAACTTTCGGCCGGGAATTATCGCCACAGGGCAGTAGCGAAAGTTCTGTTTGCCCCCCGGATAATAATGCCAAACTGATGTCCACCCACCATCATAACGTTGAGTGTGGGCAGCGGGATTCTCTGCAGAAAGACGGGGAGATTTCCCTGCACCGGGCCGCAAAAGAGGGCAACATTGAGTGCCTGGAAAGGTTGTTACTGGCCACCCCGGGCATTCTGGGTAATAACATTCTGGCCAATAACATTCTGCCCAATAAAAAGAATAACGATGGCTGGACACCTCTGCTCCTTGCTGCCCGTTACGGTCACGTCGGGTGCGTCAAGGCGTTACTGCGTGTGCCCGGTATTCTGGTCAATGAAAAGAACAATAAGGGGCGTACGTCCCTTATGTTGGCTGTCCTTTTCGGTCATCTGGAGTGCGTCAAGGCGTTACTGACGGTTCCCGGCATACTGGTCAACGAGAAAGATTACCATGGCTGGACGTCCCTACGCTATGCAGCCAGAAACAGGCAGAAGGATTGCCTGAAGCTGCTGCTTTATAGCAAGGGAGTGAATATGGTACTTCTGAACGCGGTCCGGGAGGGGCAAACCAGGGTTCTGGAGGAGATACTGGACACACTGAAAACACAGAAGGAACCGGCAAAATCTGAAGCCATCATGCAGGTAATGAATGTGGCTGACCAGAACGGTAAAACTCTGCTGTGCCAAGCTGTACAATTCGGGCACGAAAAAGTAGTCGCCTTGTTTCTGATTGCCTTGAAAGGCCTGCCGGATGAGAAAAAAAACAGAGCTACCATGGCAATGCTGAGTGCTGCAGACAGATTGGGTAGAACACCGTTGTATATGGCTGCTGCTTTTGGCCGGGCTAATATTGTTAGCCAGTTGCTGGTTGCTTTGCATAGACTGGCAAAAACAGAAAAGCCATGGGCCATCGCGGCCCTGATAAACGCAGCCGACCTGTTTGGTAAAACACCTGTTTCGCAAGCTCGTTCTTTCGGGCATTTCCAGATCGAAAACCAGCTGGCCAGAGCCTTCCCGAATGCAGTCTGCACAGGGGGAACAACAAGCGATGCACACACTGTCGTCGTGCTTTTCAACGATTCCCTATTACGCCTGAAAACATTGCCGAAAGAGACGAAACTGAATACGGTCATGGCCGTGCTTGATCATGCCAGAGAAGACGTGCTATTGGATCTGGATGTGAATACTCTGGAAAGTCACCACCCGCTGGTGGCTGACATACTGGCGGCTCTGATAAAGTTGCCAGAAGTACCAGAAGACGTTTCAAGGAATGATGCAATACTCCAGGTCATGGATTGCCTCTGTGAGGACGGTGAAGCCGGACTTTCCTATACCTATGTGGCCAGCGAAGGGCAAGAGCAGGTAACGGTACTTCTGAAGGCTTTCCCTATCCTGAGTGCTGCACGGAACGGACAAACGGCCATTGTCGCCCGGATTTTGAGTATTTTGGAGACCTGGCCTGAATCTCAACGTTGCCTGGCAGTCATGACGGTGATGAGGGTCTCCGAAAAAGACTGGGGAACAGGGCTCCTCATGGTTGGCCAGAGAGATCAATGGGAGGTAGTGCCACATTGGCGGAAAAACATGAACCGAATGTCGGAACATGAAAGCACTAATCCCATCCGGAAGGTGATGCATGCCGTGAACGTGCATGGAGTAACACCGCTGCATTGGGCTGCTTGCCGCGGGCATTACCAGGTTGTGGCGCAATTGCTGAATGCTGTGGGCAGACTGCCAGCAACAGAAAGACTGAAAACCTTCACCTCTGTGGTAAGTGCCACCGACCGAAATGGAAACACTGCCCTTTATTGGGCTGCTTTCGAAGGGCACGAAGAAGTGGTAATGCAATTCCTGATTACTTTGGATGACTTCCCGGAAGCAGAACAAATAGCTGTCTTTGAAGCAATGGCAGGCGTGCTCGACACACACAATAGATCACCGCTGTTTGCAGCTGTCGATAACGGCTACGAGATAATCGTTGATCAGTTGATTCAGGCTTTCCCGCTCCTGAGTGCAGTCCTTGGCAGGCATAACAAAAGTGTGGAGCAGTTCATGCAAGCGTTGGCAGCGTTACCGGGGGCAGCAAGGTGTTCTGCCATCATGGCGGCAATAAAGGCAACCCGGGCAGACGGAGCAACACCGTTGTATATTGCAGCCAGTCAGGGAAATATCGAGATGATCGAGCTGTTGTTGGGCGCTGTGTCTACCCTGCTGGCTGATGGCAAGCGCCAGGAAGTCAGGGCAGTGCTGTACTCTGCCTGCAGGGTTGAACAAGAGGGTGGGGCCATAATGGAGATATCACCGCTCAGAATCGCTGCCAGCAACCGGCATGATCAGGCTGTGAAGTTGCTACTGGAGGCGATACGGAAGTTATTTGTCATTATATGACAATTGCCTTTTAAAGGAAGCTATTAAAATTCTCTGGCAATAATTAAATCGTCTAATTCAATGTTGGAACTCTATCCTGTGGCAGCACTCTGAACCCTGATATTGAACCTTAAAGCCCAGGAGAAACCGGCTATGCATATGCCATCAATGCCTGCCCCGAGCGCCACTGTGTCCCCACTGCAATTTCATGGAGAGGGTGACAGTGCCAGTGCAGCCCCGGTCAAGTATGATCGCTGGACGATCAGTTTAAGCGCAATCGACACTTTCCTGCGGGGCAAGGAGCGTGAGGCAGTTGAGAATATCGCCGAGCGTATGTGCCGAAGGGCAGAACACCAGCAGGGTAAGAAATCCTTCAATTTGAGTAACCTGAAAAAAGATTTTGGTACCTTCGGGCTACCGTTGGATGGTACCCAGGGACGCAGCCAGGAACAAAAGGTCAGGATTGTGACGGGCCTGATCCTC is a window encoding:
- a CDS encoding DUF2726 domain-containing protein, encoding MIVAVIAWYLWLTFSPFKAKTNALLFEQDKRAFFGQLDIAVRSHLMVLPSLPVGDVLESDKFGRTARELDIKRNHRFDFVLYHRKKMEVCCVINLIPYNAKSNSKKFKLLRQLCEAAELPLLEYDMKPWRDVTELRRTVLASCGFEEEGTPDYELPPPREVIAEVETMIDPQCPKCHSSMKLRTLKKGPQAGLGCWVCSTYPSCKGARMVHS
- a CDS encoding ankyrin repeat domain-containing protein, whose product is MAETFGRELSPQGSSESSVCPPDNNAKLMSTHHHNVECGQRDSLQKDGEISLHRAAKEGNIECLERLLLATPGILGNNILANNILPNKKNNDGWTPLLLAARYGHVGCVKALLRVPGILVNEKNNKGRTSLMLAVLFGHLECVKALLTVPGILVNEKDYHGWTSLRYAARNRQKDCLKLLLYSKGVNMVLLNAVREGQTRVLEEILDTLKTQKEPAKSEAIMQVMNVADQNGKTLLCQAVQFGHEKVVALFLIALKGLPDEKKNRATMAMLSAADRLGRTPLYMAAAFGRANIVSQLLVALHRLAKTEKPWAIAALINAADLFGKTPVSQARSFGHFQIENQLARAFPNAVCTGGTTSDAHTVVVLFNDSLLRLKTLPKETKLNTVMAVLDHAREDVLLDLDVNTLESHHPLVADILAALIKLPEVPEDVSRNDAILQVMDCLCEDGEAGLSYTYVASEGQEQVTVLLKAFPILSAARNGQTAIVARILSILETWPESQRCLAVMTVMRVSEKDWGTGLLMVGQRDQWEVVPHWRKNMNRMSEHESTNPIRKVMHAVNVHGVTPLHWAACRGHYQVVAQLLNAVGRLPATERLKTFTSVVSATDRNGNTALYWAAFEGHEEVVMQFLITLDDFPEAEQIAVFEAMAGVLDTHNRSPLFAAVDNGYEIIVDQLIQAFPLLSAVLGRHNKSVEQFMQALAALPGAARCSAIMAAIKATRADGATPLYIAASQGNIEMIELLLGAVSTLLADGKRQEVRAVLYSACRVEQEGGAIMEISPLRIAASNRHDQAVKLLLEAIRKLFVII
- a CDS encoding cold shock domain-containing protein, with protein sequence MEATKKEMEAMLVGTVKWFNNPKGYGFIQAQEATENQDVLIHYSVIEMDGFKTLKAGQVVSFEIGHGPKGLIATKVVPDNGNATTNESTQSATQEESFPV
- a CDS encoding IS1595 family transposase → MDRPPRKRRLKGAPGRGTLEKDKPPVLGMIQRGGQVIINMLSNVKKATIEPFIKKHVAPQSQIYTDEYNIYDDLESWGFRHKTVCHGKGEYARDDDKDGIYEVHVNTMEGFWSLLRSWLRPHRGISQEALPLYLGFFEFLHNIGRRGKSLLQPLVNLLVT
- a CDS encoding transposase, which codes for MNIGRISDLISNDTCFEMIRENRWPDGTVLCPHCDSENVKKNGHDNVQVECQHYYCKSCKRYFDDLTNTVFAGHHRPLKVWIACLYLMGLNVSNSQIAQELDLCVSDAHHMTTVLRNGVVDRKPEVILDGEVEFDEVYIVAGHKGHPEALKKSGSSTEKKKA